A region of the Synechococcus sp. PCC 7502 genome:
TACGAATATGTGTTGATCCACACTTGGGTCATTTCATTGCTTAAACTCGTTATCTTTATATTTACTCATTCATTTTTTATTTGTGCAATGCCAAATTTCTAGCAAGTGTTACAGATTTATCCATAGTTTTTAAACCACTACCTACGAAATCATAGGCGATCGCTTGTGCCATTTCGTGGATTGCTCATAGGCATAGGCAACTTGTAATAATAGTCCTTCCCGCAAAACATTACTAACCATCTGTAAACCAATGGGCAGACCTTGGGCATCAAAACCACAGGGCAAACTTAATCCCGGCAAGCCTGCTAAATTCACAGGGATCGTCATCAAGTCTAAAAGATACATGCTTAGAGGGTCTTCTGAGTTTGTTCCAGACTTAAAAGCAGTAGTTGGGGCGGTGGGAGAAACCAAAATATCCACCGATGCAAATGCTTGATCAAAGTCCCGCTTAATCAAAGTTCTTACCTTTTGTGCCTTTAGATAATAAGCATCGTAATATCCCGCCGATAGAACATAGGTGCCGATCATAATTCGGCGTTTGACTTCTGCCCCAAATCCTTGTTCACGGGTTTGGCAATACATATTCAATAAATTGTCCGCCGACTCATCCCTTAGCCCATACTTCACCCCATCGTACCGTGCCAAATTTGCCGAAGCCTCTGAAGGAGCAATAATGTAGTAAGTTGGCAAACCATAGCGAAACCTGGGACAGGAAATTTCTTGAATCTCGGCACCCATACTTTCTAAATGGGCGATCGCTGTTCTCACTGCTGCATCTACTTCGGAATTTAAGCCTTCACCAAAGGTTTCTGTAATTACTCCAACCTTTTTACCTTTGAGGGACTGGGTGAGATCGGGAGTTAGCAATTCTGAATATTTCGGAATATCAACGTTAATACTGGTAGAGTCTTTGGGATCATAGCCAGCGATCGCCTCTAATAAAATTGCTGTATCCTCCACAGAACGACCAAAGGAGCCAACTTGATCCAAGGAAGATGCAAAGGCTACTAACCCAAACCGTGAAACTAGACCATAGGTGGGCTTA
Encoded here:
- the gatA gene encoding Asp-tRNA(Asn)/Glu-tRNA(Gln) amidotransferase subunit GatA → MLSIKEIHKLLTNGDRTAVEITQEHLAQIHKLEPQLHSFVTVTDELAIAQAQKIDNKIAAGEAIPLLAGVPIGIKDNLCTQGVATTCGSKMLQNFIPPYESTVTQKLGNLGAVMVGKTNLDEFAMGGSTETSAMGGTANPWDVSRVPGGSSGGSAAAVSAGECIVAVGSDTGGSIRQPASFCGVVGIKPTYGLVSRFGLVAFASSLDQVGSFGRSVEDTAILLEAIAGYDPKDSTSINVDIPKYSELLTPDLTQSLKGKKVGVITETFGEGLNSEVDAAVRTAIAHLESMGAEIQEISCPRFRYGLPTYYIIAPSEASANLARYDGVKYGLRDESADNLLNMYCQTREQGFGAEVKRRIMIGTYVLSAGYYDAYYLKAQKVRTLIKRDFDQAFASVDILVSPTAPTTAFKSGTNSEDPLSMYLLDLMTIPVNLAGLPGLSLPCGFDAQGLPIGLQMVSNVLREGLLLQVAYAYEQSTKWHKRSPMIS